In Rhodamnia argentea isolate NSW1041297 chromosome 4, ASM2092103v1, whole genome shotgun sequence, the following proteins share a genomic window:
- the LOC115740633 gene encoding uncharacterized protein LOC115740633 isoform X1, translated as MTLFSSGSSLSFFIIASQDFWEKPRFFCDYLCDHVLCVAWSDLSRLLAFWSFVCKGTLPGANVLMGDYYNNDETSETYTTVGNVPNSCILDGRGYQLANTAPCHALRNILCPLDNLGLCSSVNGIFSHILALSSHITQQFLFFIENLVVRDVNRYSEDLVAFSGCHPRSSIDCTYKSAFEDGPSSSSPGIHEKRSMVVEEDFLGNARSEVAEFYDNFRGVTFIFQGLMLPLLCLKLAFKFAVACWRLSLSYVRCTQLQLSSVISRVQRTLHGSSDDIGWLQYNPDMAPVEDGTSKFLEILEAIRNGEHRLPNSFLYLLIPGLFSNHGPLYFVGTKRFFSKMGLTCHIAKIHSEASVEHNAWELKQYIEELYWGSGKRVMLLGHSKGGVDAAAALSMFWDDLKGKVAGLALVQSPYGGTPVASDILREGQIAAKETRRIMELIICKLIKGDIRALEDLTYEKRKEFILKNKLPDEIPLISFHSEASIAPGVLASMTHIAHAELPWLPLLNFGSENSDDLVLPGGQVPVAIPLSAAMAICALHLQLRYGEKSDGVVTCRDAEVPGSYVIRPDRKLDHAWMVYSSRKRNPSEPDASEMCEAILTLLVEIGAERNNREKSD; from the exons ATGACCCTCTTCTCGTCCGGCTCgtccctctctttctttatcattGCATCCCAAGATTTCTGGGAAAAGCCACGGTTTTTTTGCGACTATTTATGTGACCACGTTCTGTGTGTGGCTTGGTCAGATTTGAGCCGCCTCCTTGCGTTTTGGAGCTTCGTTTGT AAAGGCACACTTCCCGGAGCTAATGTGTTGATGGGCGATTATTACAACAACGATGAGACATCTGAAACTTATACCACC GTTGGAAATGTGCCAAATTCTTGCATTCTTGATGGACGTGGGTATCAGCTAGCGAATACA GCCCCTTGCCATGCCTTGAGAAATATCCTATGTCCACTTGATAACCTGGGGCTCTGCTCATCAGTGAATGGTATTTTCTCTCATATTCTGGCATTGAGCTCTCATATTACTcagcaatttcttttctttattg AAAATCTTGTCGTAAGAGATGTTAATAGATACTCAGAAGACTTGGTTGCCTTTTCTGGTTGCCACCCAAGATCTTCAATTGACTGTACATATAAATCTGCTTTTGAGGATGGTCCATCATCTTCAAGTCCTGGAATCCATGAAAAAAGATCCATGGTTGTCGAGGAAGATTTTCTTGGGAATGCGAGATCTGAAGTTGCAGAATTCTATGACAATTTTAGGGGTGTCACCTTCATTTTTCAGGG GTTGATGCTCCCTTTACTTTGTCTGAAACTTGCCTTTAAGTTTGCTGTGGCTTGTtggaggctctctctctcttatgtcAGATGCACGCAACTTCAACTTAGTAG TGTTATCTCGCGAGTTCAAAGGACGTTGCATGGTTCCTCTGATGATATCGGATGGTTGCAATATAATCCTGATATGGCTCCAGTTGAGGATggcacttcaaaatttttagaaattcttgAAGCTATAAG GAATGGGGAGCACAGACTGCCCAACTCATTCCTTTATCTACTCATACCAG GTCTCTTTAGCAATCATGGTCCCTTATACTTTGTTGGCACCAAGAGGTTCTTCTCAAAAATGGGCTTGACATGTCACATAGCGAAAATCCATAGTGAG GCGTCTGTGGAGCACAATGCGTGGGAACTAAAGCAATATATCGAGGAACTCTACTGGGGGTCGGGTAAGCGTGTGATGTTATTGGGGCACAGCAAAGGCGGGGTGGATGCTGCAGCCGCCTTGTCAATGTTCTGGGATGACTTGAAAGGAAAAGTTGCTGGATTGGCACTGGTTCAGAGCCCATATGGCGGCACTCCTGTAGCTTCTGATATACTTCGCGAAGGCCAGATTGCTGCCAAAGAAACCAGGAGGATAATGGAGCTCATAATTTGCAAGCTAATTAAG GGTGATATACGGGCATTGGAGGACCTCACGTATGAAAAGAGGAAGGAGTTTATCCTGAAAAACAAGCTTCCAGATGAAATCCCTCTTATTTCTTTCCATTCTGAAGCAAGTATAGCTCCGGGCGTACTTGCGTCAATGACGCACATAGCCCATGCAGAGCTTCCATGGCTTCCTCTTCTGAATTTCGGCAGTGAGAACTCGGATGATCTCGTATTGCCAGGAGGTCAGGTTCCTGTTGCCATTCCTCTTTCTGCTGCTATGGCTATTTgtgctctccatctccaatTAAGGTATGGCGAGAAAAGTGATGGGGTGGTGACGTGCCGTGACGCCGAAGTTCCTGGATCATACGTGATTAGACCCGACCGGAAACTCGACCACGCATGGATGGTATACTCTTCAAGGAAGAGGAACCCGAGCGAGCCTGATGCTAGTGAGATGTGCGAGGCCATCTTGACTCTTCTTGTGGAAATTGGAGCGGAGCGTAACAATAGGGAAAAGAGTGATTGA
- the LOC115740633 gene encoding uncharacterized protein LOC115740633 isoform X2: MGDYYNNDETSETYTTVGNVPNSCILDGRGYQLANTAPCHALRNILCPLDNLGLCSSVNGIFSHILALSSHITQQFLFFIENLVVRDVNRYSEDLVAFSGCHPRSSIDCTYKSAFEDGPSSSSPGIHEKRSMVVEEDFLGNARSEVAEFYDNFRGVTFIFQGLMLPLLCLKLAFKFAVACWRLSLSYVRCTQLQLSSVISRVQRTLHGSSDDIGWLQYNPDMAPVEDGTSKFLEILEAIRNGEHRLPNSFLYLLIPGLFSNHGPLYFVGTKRFFSKMGLTCHIAKIHSEASVEHNAWELKQYIEELYWGSGKRVMLLGHSKGGVDAAAALSMFWDDLKGKVAGLALVQSPYGGTPVASDILREGQIAAKETRRIMELIICKLIKGDIRALEDLTYEKRKEFILKNKLPDEIPLISFHSEASIAPGVLASMTHIAHAELPWLPLLNFGSENSDDLVLPGGQVPVAIPLSAAMAICALHLQLRYGEKSDGVVTCRDAEVPGSYVIRPDRKLDHAWMVYSSRKRNPSEPDASEMCEAILTLLVEIGAERNNREKSD; the protein is encoded by the exons ATGGGCGATTATTACAACAACGATGAGACATCTGAAACTTATACCACC GTTGGAAATGTGCCAAATTCTTGCATTCTTGATGGACGTGGGTATCAGCTAGCGAATACA GCCCCTTGCCATGCCTTGAGAAATATCCTATGTCCACTTGATAACCTGGGGCTCTGCTCATCAGTGAATGGTATTTTCTCTCATATTCTGGCATTGAGCTCTCATATTACTcagcaatttcttttctttattg AAAATCTTGTCGTAAGAGATGTTAATAGATACTCAGAAGACTTGGTTGCCTTTTCTGGTTGCCACCCAAGATCTTCAATTGACTGTACATATAAATCTGCTTTTGAGGATGGTCCATCATCTTCAAGTCCTGGAATCCATGAAAAAAGATCCATGGTTGTCGAGGAAGATTTTCTTGGGAATGCGAGATCTGAAGTTGCAGAATTCTATGACAATTTTAGGGGTGTCACCTTCATTTTTCAGGG GTTGATGCTCCCTTTACTTTGTCTGAAACTTGCCTTTAAGTTTGCTGTGGCTTGTtggaggctctctctctcttatgtcAGATGCACGCAACTTCAACTTAGTAG TGTTATCTCGCGAGTTCAAAGGACGTTGCATGGTTCCTCTGATGATATCGGATGGTTGCAATATAATCCTGATATGGCTCCAGTTGAGGATggcacttcaaaatttttagaaattcttgAAGCTATAAG GAATGGGGAGCACAGACTGCCCAACTCATTCCTTTATCTACTCATACCAG GTCTCTTTAGCAATCATGGTCCCTTATACTTTGTTGGCACCAAGAGGTTCTTCTCAAAAATGGGCTTGACATGTCACATAGCGAAAATCCATAGTGAG GCGTCTGTGGAGCACAATGCGTGGGAACTAAAGCAATATATCGAGGAACTCTACTGGGGGTCGGGTAAGCGTGTGATGTTATTGGGGCACAGCAAAGGCGGGGTGGATGCTGCAGCCGCCTTGTCAATGTTCTGGGATGACTTGAAAGGAAAAGTTGCTGGATTGGCACTGGTTCAGAGCCCATATGGCGGCACTCCTGTAGCTTCTGATATACTTCGCGAAGGCCAGATTGCTGCCAAAGAAACCAGGAGGATAATGGAGCTCATAATTTGCAAGCTAATTAAG GGTGATATACGGGCATTGGAGGACCTCACGTATGAAAAGAGGAAGGAGTTTATCCTGAAAAACAAGCTTCCAGATGAAATCCCTCTTATTTCTTTCCATTCTGAAGCAAGTATAGCTCCGGGCGTACTTGCGTCAATGACGCACATAGCCCATGCAGAGCTTCCATGGCTTCCTCTTCTGAATTTCGGCAGTGAGAACTCGGATGATCTCGTATTGCCAGGAGGTCAGGTTCCTGTTGCCATTCCTCTTTCTGCTGCTATGGCTATTTgtgctctccatctccaatTAAGGTATGGCGAGAAAAGTGATGGGGTGGTGACGTGCCGTGACGCCGAAGTTCCTGGATCATACGTGATTAGACCCGACCGGAAACTCGACCACGCATGGATGGTATACTCTTCAAGGAAGAGGAACCCGAGCGAGCCTGATGCTAGTGAGATGTGCGAGGCCATCTTGACTCTTCTTGTGGAAATTGGAGCGGAGCGTAACAATAGGGAAAAGAGTGATTGA
- the LOC115740635 gene encoding LOW QUALITY PROTEIN: uncharacterized protein LOC115740635 (The sequence of the model RefSeq protein was modified relative to this genomic sequence to represent the inferred CDS: deleted 1 base in 1 codon; substituted 1 base at 1 genomic stop codon), which yields MERHIKQVILDRLRMPXKMPLNPSYSELHLLYFSSGIESNTFFRLGMSFSARITENAPQSRTSKNGGTKLSDIITGTHS from the exons ATGGAGCGTCATATAAAACAGGTCATACTTGACAGGCTTCGCATGCCATAGAAAATGCCGCTGAACCCTTCTTACTCTGAGCTGCATCTC TTGTACTTCTCTTCTGGTATTGAAAGCAATACGTTCTTCAGATTGGGAATGTCCTTCTCGGCCAGAATCACAGAGAACGCCCCCCAATCGAGAACCTCGAAAAATGGCGGCACGAAGTTGTCGGATATTATCACCGGCACGCACTCGTAA
- the LOC115740580 gene encoding xylogalacturonan beta-1,3-xylosyltransferase-like translates to MGLFVKFQMLFLNKNRRWLFLVALVAATHLMFQSLLLPYGNALQSLLLDRKILTGDNGTFLNTHSFAKSAMVRNPLTVNISESAEALMFVGVFNSNKNFNGGEDIGHYDGQNRVDRREVESNGPEGSIDHVIEMGAAKSEEGGLSSDKIMQMSRSLVMQGREFENHTFVPVMASDNHGVSLEQTVESNNRTSSDAIQSETLSLPREMLKDLETEFHSTALTSPATPARSLPSDANNMKNLTWNASNSFHFAGTQNIRTYSQNQSSSTINPGKKKMRCDMPPKSVTTKEEMNHIYLRNRVSSRSMRPRWSSIRDQEILAAKVQIENARVAVNNQELYSPLFRNVSMFIRSYQLMEHILKVYVYKEGGRPVFHQPILKGLYASEGWFMKLMEGNKQFVVKDPRKAHLFYMPFSSRMLEYAVYVRNSHNRTNLRQYLKQYTDKISARYPFFNRTGGADHFLVACHDWAPYETRHHMERCIKALCNADVTAGFKIGRDVSLPETYVRSARNPLRDLGGKPLSQRRILAFYADLRSDASWGCKQDELHPPHEE, encoded by the exons ATGGGGCTCTTTGTTAAATTTCAAATGCTCTTCCTGAACAAAAATAGGAGATGGCTCTTTTTAGTGGCATTAGTTGCTGCTACTCACTTGATGTTTCAGTCTCTGCTGCTTCCATATGGAAACGCTCTTCAGTCTTTATTGCTTGATCGAAAGATTTTGACTGGTGACAATGGCACCTTCTTGAACACGCATTCATTTGCTAAGTCTGCGATGGTTCGCAACCCTCTTACAGTTAACATTTCAGAGTCTGCAGAAGCTCTCATGTTTGTTGGAGTGTTTAACAGCAATAAGAACTTTAATGGAGGAGAGGACATTGGGCATTATGATGGGCAGAATAGAGTGGACAGACGAGAAGTGGAAAGTAACGGACCTGAAGGCAGCATTGATCATGTGATTGAAATGGGTGCGGCTAAAAGTGAAGAGGGTGGTTTGTCCTCTGATAAAATCATGCAGATGAGCAGGAGTCTGGTCATGCAGGgcagagaatttgaaaatcatacTTTTGTCCCAGTCATGGCCAGTGATAATCATGGTGTCTCTTTGGAGCAGACTGTTGAATCAAACAACAGAACATCATCAGATGCTATTCAATCAGAAACTTTGAGTTTGCCTCGAGAAATGTTGAAAGATTTGGAAACTGAGTTCCATTCCACAGCACTTACATCACCTGCCACCCCTGCCAGGTCTCTACCTTCTGATGCGAACAATATGAAAAACTTGACGTGGAATGCAAGTAATTCCTTTCATTTTGCTGGTACACAAAATATTCGTACATATTCGCAAAATCAATCCTCATCTACAATCAATCctgggaagaagaaaatgaggtGTGACATGCCACCTAAATCAGTTACAACTAAAGAGGAAATGAACCATATATATTTGCGGAACCGAGTATCTTCTCGATCAATG AGGCCGAGATGGTCCTCAATAAGGGATCAGGAAATTTTAGCTGCAAAGGTGCAAATTGAGAATGCTCGAGTTGCTGTCAACAATCAAGAACTTTATTCCCCTCTTTTTCGGAATGTTTCCATGTTCATAAG GAGTTACCAGCTCATGGAACACATTCTTAAAGTCTACGTTTACAAGGAAGGAGGAAGACCTGTCTTTCATCAGCCGATACTCAAAGGCTTATATGCTTCAGAAGGATGGTTTATGAAGCTGATGGAGGGGAACAAACAATTTGTAGTGAAGGATCCTCGAAAAGCTCACTTGTTCTATATGCCATTCAGTTCACGAATGCTAGAGTACGCAGTTTATGTTCGAAATTCTCACAATCGGACAAACCTACGCCAATATCTGAAGCAGTACACTGACAAGATATCAGCAAGATACCCATTTTTCAACAGAACAGGAGGGGCCGATCACTTTTTAGTGGCCTGTCATGACTGG GCTCCTTATGAGACGAGGCATCATATGGAACGATGCATCAAAGCACTATGCAATGCTGATGTAACCGCAGGCTTCAAAATAGGGAGAGACGTGTCTCTACCAGAAACATATGTCCGTTCTGCGAGAAACCCTCTCAGAGATCTTGGTGGGAAACCTCTGTCTCAGAGACGCATTCTTGCCTTCTATGCTG ATCTTCGGTCCGATGCCTCCTGGGGTTGCAAGCAAGATGAACTACATCCACCACATGAAGAGTAG
- the LOC115740709 gene encoding probable glycosyltransferase At3g07620 isoform X2 translates to MRRLLFITGIFVTALVVFQYSTLPHGRTGFAFVVGGGVGSTVVAMSNANISDNSKSPDSYILHEESDEFAGSDSEEESSFQNMGVKDADKALRNSDDSFSPHKSSNLNENSISMMSVHHEKDLQSGNHDDVNIVSTVEEATNPITISRKSLPDEDADLRSISEFRTDFSNISNFGIPAKQEAKRNANKLRVVSATLGDKSTMARALKRLNVKPMLISEMVSLLRQSAGSSNSSRPRWSSVRDRELLYAKLEIQKAPITANTAGLTGYVFRNVSQFKRSYELMEKTLKVYVYREGEKPIFHQPKMRGIYSSEGWFMKLMEGNKKFVVRDPRKAHLFYLPFSSQMLRKTLDNNNSQSHRDLEGYLKNYVDLISGKYRFWNRSRGADHFLVACHDWASKITRQPLGNCIRALCNANVARGFIIGKDTTLPVTYVRSVEDPGRDIGGKPPIQRAILAFFAGSMHGYLRPILRHYWENKEADMKILGPMPRDIDGKRAYREYMKSSRYCICARGYEVHTPRIIEAIFYECIPVIISDNYVPPFLEVLNWEAFSLFVKESDVPKLRDILLSIPEEEYLRMQMGVRMVQKHFIWHKKPTKYDLFHMVLHSIWHNRIFQLKTR, encoded by the exons ATGAGGAGGCTGCTGTTCATCACTGGCATCTTCGTCACAGCTTTAGTTGTGTTTCAATACTCCACACTCCCTCACGGGAGAACAGGATTTGCATTTGTCGTCGGGGGAGGAGTTGGTTCGACGGTGGTGGCAATGAGCAATGCCAACATCTCGGACAACTCAAAATCACCTGACTCTTACATATTGCATGAGGAGTCTGATGAGTTTGCTGGCTCTGATTCGGAGGAAGAGAGCAGCTTCCAGAATATGGGAGTGAAAGATGCGGACAAGGCTCTGAGGAACTCAGATGACAGTTTCTCACCTCATAAAAGTAGCAACTTGAATGAAAACTCCATATCCATGATGAGTGTCCACCATGAAAAGGATTTGCAGTCTGGAAACCATGATGATGTAAATATTGTGTCTACTGTGGAGGAGGCTACCAACCCGATTACCATTTCAAGAAAG AGTTTACCCGATGAGGATGCAGATTTAAGATCTATCTCGGAGTTTCGGACAGATTTCTCCAATATAAGCAATTTCGGAATTCCAGCCAAGCAAGAGGCGAAGAGAAATGCCAATAAGCTGCGAGTTGTATCTGCGACTCTGGGTGACAAGTCTACAATGGCTAGAGCGTTAAAGAGGTTAAATGTGAAGCCCATGTTGATATCAGAAATGGTATCTTTGTTGAGACAAAGTGCTGGTTCTTCAAATTCCTCG CGACCAAGATGGTCTTCTGTCCGCGACCGCGAACTACTATATGCAAAGTTAGAGATCCAGAAGGCTCCTATTACGGCCAATACTGCAGGACTCACAGGTTATGTTTTCAGAAATGTTTCCCAGTTTAAAAG GAGCTATGAATTGATGGAAAAGACGCTTAAAGTGTATGTCTACCGGGAAGGAGAGAAACCCATATTTCACCAGCCAAAGATGAGGGGGATATACTCCTCTGAAGGATGGTTTATGAAACTGATGGAGGGAAATAAGAAATTTGTCGTGAGGGACCCAAGAAAGGCACACCTGTTTTACCTGCCCTTCAGCTCACAAATGCTGAGGAAAACACTAGACAATAACAACTCGCAGAGTCACAGAGATCTAGAGGGATACCTCAAGAACTATGTCGATTTGATCTCTGGTAAATATCGCTTCTGGAATAGAAGCAGAGGAGCGGATCACTTTCTCGTCGCTTGTCATGACTGG GCGTCCAAAATAACCAGGCAACCTCTGGGGAATTGCATTCGAGCTCTCTGCAATGCAAATGTCGCCAGAGGATTCATAATAGGCAAAGACACTACTCTGCCAGTGACATATGTGCGCTCTGTGGAGGATCCTGGAAGAGACATCGGTGGCAAACCCCCCATACAACGAGCCATCCTGGCCTTTTTCGCAGGAAGCATGCACGGTTATCTCCGGCCGATTCTGCGCCATTACTGGGAAAATAAGGAAGCGGACATGAAAATCTTAGGGCCAATGCCTCGTGATATCGACGGCAAAAGAGCTTATCGGGAATACATGAAAAGCAGCAGGTACTGCATTTGTGCCAGAGGTTATGAAGTTCACACACCCCGTATTATCGAGGCCATTTTCTACGAGTGCATCCCTGTTATAATATCAGACAATTACGTGCCTCCTTTCTTGGAGGTTTTGAACTGGGAGGCATTCTCCTTGTTTGTGAAAGAGAGTGATGTTCCAAAGTTGAGGGACATCCTGCTATCCATTCCTGAAGAAGAGTACCTTcggatgcagatgggagttcgAATGGTGCAAAAGCATTTCATTTGGCACAAGAAGCCCACGAAATACGACTTGTTTCACATGGTTCTCCACTCAATATGGCACAACAGAATCTTTCAGCTAAAAACCAGATGA
- the LOC115740709 gene encoding probable glycosyltransferase At3g07620 isoform X1, with translation MRRLLFITGIFVTALVVFQYSTLPHGRTGFAFVVGGGVGSTVVAMSNANISDNSKSPDSYILHEESDEFAGSDSEEESSFQNMGVKDADKALRNSDDSFSPHKSSNLNENSISMMSVHHEKDLQSGNHDDVNIVSTVEEATNPITISRKVEDAGKDMVSSVNFTSLPLSPAKSPAQSLPDEDADLRSISEFRTDFSNISNFGIPAKQEAKRNANKLRVVSATLGDKSTMARALKRLNVKPMLISEMVSLLRQSAGSSNSSRPRWSSVRDRELLYAKLEIQKAPITANTAGLTGYVFRNVSQFKRSYELMEKTLKVYVYREGEKPIFHQPKMRGIYSSEGWFMKLMEGNKKFVVRDPRKAHLFYLPFSSQMLRKTLDNNNSQSHRDLEGYLKNYVDLISGKYRFWNRSRGADHFLVACHDWASKITRQPLGNCIRALCNANVARGFIIGKDTTLPVTYVRSVEDPGRDIGGKPPIQRAILAFFAGSMHGYLRPILRHYWENKEADMKILGPMPRDIDGKRAYREYMKSSRYCICARGYEVHTPRIIEAIFYECIPVIISDNYVPPFLEVLNWEAFSLFVKESDVPKLRDILLSIPEEEYLRMQMGVRMVQKHFIWHKKPTKYDLFHMVLHSIWHNRIFQLKTR, from the exons ATGAGGAGGCTGCTGTTCATCACTGGCATCTTCGTCACAGCTTTAGTTGTGTTTCAATACTCCACACTCCCTCACGGGAGAACAGGATTTGCATTTGTCGTCGGGGGAGGAGTTGGTTCGACGGTGGTGGCAATGAGCAATGCCAACATCTCGGACAACTCAAAATCACCTGACTCTTACATATTGCATGAGGAGTCTGATGAGTTTGCTGGCTCTGATTCGGAGGAAGAGAGCAGCTTCCAGAATATGGGAGTGAAAGATGCGGACAAGGCTCTGAGGAACTCAGATGACAGTTTCTCACCTCATAAAAGTAGCAACTTGAATGAAAACTCCATATCCATGATGAGTGTCCACCATGAAAAGGATTTGCAGTCTGGAAACCATGATGATGTAAATATTGTGTCTACTGTGGAGGAGGCTACCAACCCGATTACCATTTCAAGAAAGGTAGAAGATGCAGGAAAAGATATGGTTTCATCTGTGAATTTTACTTCTCTTCCACTTTCACCAGCTAAATCTCCTGCACAGAGTTTACCCGATGAGGATGCAGATTTAAGATCTATCTCGGAGTTTCGGACAGATTTCTCCAATATAAGCAATTTCGGAATTCCAGCCAAGCAAGAGGCGAAGAGAAATGCCAATAAGCTGCGAGTTGTATCTGCGACTCTGGGTGACAAGTCTACAATGGCTAGAGCGTTAAAGAGGTTAAATGTGAAGCCCATGTTGATATCAGAAATGGTATCTTTGTTGAGACAAAGTGCTGGTTCTTCAAATTCCTCG CGACCAAGATGGTCTTCTGTCCGCGACCGCGAACTACTATATGCAAAGTTAGAGATCCAGAAGGCTCCTATTACGGCCAATACTGCAGGACTCACAGGTTATGTTTTCAGAAATGTTTCCCAGTTTAAAAG GAGCTATGAATTGATGGAAAAGACGCTTAAAGTGTATGTCTACCGGGAAGGAGAGAAACCCATATTTCACCAGCCAAAGATGAGGGGGATATACTCCTCTGAAGGATGGTTTATGAAACTGATGGAGGGAAATAAGAAATTTGTCGTGAGGGACCCAAGAAAGGCACACCTGTTTTACCTGCCCTTCAGCTCACAAATGCTGAGGAAAACACTAGACAATAACAACTCGCAGAGTCACAGAGATCTAGAGGGATACCTCAAGAACTATGTCGATTTGATCTCTGGTAAATATCGCTTCTGGAATAGAAGCAGAGGAGCGGATCACTTTCTCGTCGCTTGTCATGACTGG GCGTCCAAAATAACCAGGCAACCTCTGGGGAATTGCATTCGAGCTCTCTGCAATGCAAATGTCGCCAGAGGATTCATAATAGGCAAAGACACTACTCTGCCAGTGACATATGTGCGCTCTGTGGAGGATCCTGGAAGAGACATCGGTGGCAAACCCCCCATACAACGAGCCATCCTGGCCTTTTTCGCAGGAAGCATGCACGGTTATCTCCGGCCGATTCTGCGCCATTACTGGGAAAATAAGGAAGCGGACATGAAAATCTTAGGGCCAATGCCTCGTGATATCGACGGCAAAAGAGCTTATCGGGAATACATGAAAAGCAGCAGGTACTGCATTTGTGCCAGAGGTTATGAAGTTCACACACCCCGTATTATCGAGGCCATTTTCTACGAGTGCATCCCTGTTATAATATCAGACAATTACGTGCCTCCTTTCTTGGAGGTTTTGAACTGGGAGGCATTCTCCTTGTTTGTGAAAGAGAGTGATGTTCCAAAGTTGAGGGACATCCTGCTATCCATTCCTGAAGAAGAGTACCTTcggatgcagatgggagttcgAATGGTGCAAAAGCATTTCATTTGGCACAAGAAGCCCACGAAATACGACTTGTTTCACATGGTTCTCCACTCAATATGGCACAACAGAATCTTTCAGCTAAAAACCAGATGA